A genomic region of Kribbella sp. NBC_00382 contains the following coding sequences:
- a CDS encoding universal stress protein codes for MVGIDGSEASEVALGWAATEAASKQVPLRLVHAFVWPQFGVPLGPGPFAPGLRAGAQQIADTATELAHKLEPDVTVETAIVDGFAFPVLGEQSRDASLVVVGSRGLGPALSVLAGSVCVDLAAYAHCPVVVVRPDRDAPAGDTVVVGYDGSPASIAAFHFGRDYARRHRLGIRLITVRSPGTSHHAALSSELVSPANSAPDDPPIKVDRVVGHPAEQLLRLSADAQLVVVGSRGRGGFTGLLLGSVSQAVLHHADCPVAVVR; via the coding sequence GTGGTTGGAATCGATGGCTCCGAGGCCTCCGAGGTTGCTCTTGGCTGGGCCGCGACGGAGGCCGCCTCGAAGCAGGTACCGCTCCGACTGGTGCACGCCTTCGTCTGGCCACAGTTCGGGGTGCCGCTCGGTCCCGGCCCGTTCGCGCCGGGGCTCCGTGCAGGAGCCCAGCAGATCGCTGACACCGCCACCGAGCTTGCTCACAAGCTCGAACCCGACGTGACCGTCGAGACGGCCATCGTCGACGGCTTCGCCTTCCCGGTGCTGGGCGAGCAATCCCGTGACGCCAGTCTGGTTGTCGTCGGCAGCCGAGGGTTGGGACCAGCGCTCAGCGTCCTTGCCGGCTCCGTCTGCGTCGACCTCGCGGCCTACGCCCACTGCCCGGTTGTTGTCGTCCGTCCAGACCGGGACGCTCCAGCCGGCGATACGGTCGTCGTCGGCTATGACGGATCCCCTGCCTCCATCGCGGCGTTCCACTTCGGTCGCGACTATGCCCGCCGACACAGACTGGGCATCCGCTTGATCACCGTACGGTCCCCCGGCACCAGCCACCACGCCGCGCTGTCTTCAGAACTCGTCTCACCCGCCAACTCGGCACCAGACGACCCGCCGATCAAGGTCGACCGGGTCGTCGGGCACCCCGCCGAACAGCTGCTCCGTCTGTCAGCCGACGCGCAGCTCGTAGTCGTCGGATCCCGGGGCCGGGGCGGATTCACCGGCCTACTCCTCGGCTCGGTCAGCCAAGCCGTGCTGCATCACGCCGATTGCCCGGTAGCGGTAGTCCGCTGA
- the ppdK gene encoding pyruvate, phosphate dikinase → MTHTQEGISYVFDFADGNMNQKDLLGGKGANLAEMTHIGLPVPPGFTIATTACKTYLATGDTPSGLAEEISDHLHRLENVLDRRLGDRDDPLLVSVRSGAKFSMPGMMETILDIGLNDESVHGLAKQSGDDHFAWDSYRRLLQMYARTVLDLPDDVLEPALSAEFAEWGVSTPEDLPAAAIERTCELLKRVIAEHSGSVFPQDPLVQLDHAVRAVFSSWSTARATLYRRQEHIADDLGTAVNVMAMVFGNRGADSGTGVAFTRDPGSGATGVYGDYLQNAQGEDVVAGVRNTVPLAQLEIIDPANYARLVSVMATLEHHYQDLCDIEFTIERGRLWILQTRVGKRTAAAAFRIVTQLVDEGVITLDDALLRVTGAQLGQLMFPRFAADHDQPVLVSGIGASPGAAVGVAAFDSDAAQRFASDGRPVILIRRETNPDDLPGMIASQGILTTRGGKTSHAAVVARGMGKTCVCGAEQLVVDLEGRLAVAPGDVVIREGDLLSLDGLTGVVYRGEVPVVASPVVEYFESSGNLDGAQEVVKSVDRILRHADQRRMLGVHANADTPTDAQRARRFGAEGIGLCRTEHMFLGARRRLVERLILAEGPAEVQAALDELQPLQRADFTEIFRSMDGLPVTIRLIDPPLHEFLPDLTTLSVQVALAKDHGEHDADAERLLGAVRRIHETNPMLGLRGVRLGIAIPGLFAMQTRAIAEAAAGVRSEGVDVRPEIMVPLVASDEEMLLVRGEIERVLAEVSTQTGGTVTARIGTMIEVPRAALSAAGIARHADFFSFGTNDLTQLTWAFSRDDVEASFFPRYLDAGIFAVSPFESLDRSGVGRLVQLAVDEGRQANPDLVIGVCGEHGGDPDSIAFFAQAGLDYVSCSPFRIPVARLEAGRAAIAGRSTTSDTR, encoded by the coding sequence ATGACACATACTCAAGAAGGCATCAGCTACGTCTTCGACTTCGCCGACGGAAACATGAACCAGAAGGACCTGCTCGGCGGTAAGGGGGCAAACCTCGCCGAGATGACGCACATCGGGCTACCGGTTCCACCAGGCTTCACCATCGCCACCACAGCCTGCAAGACCTATCTGGCCACCGGTGATACTCCGTCCGGGCTGGCCGAGGAGATCTCCGATCACCTCCACCGGCTGGAGAACGTGCTGGACCGCCGGCTCGGTGATCGTGACGATCCGCTGCTGGTGTCCGTCCGCTCGGGCGCCAAGTTCTCGATGCCCGGAATGATGGAGACGATCCTCGACATCGGGCTGAACGACGAGTCGGTCCACGGCCTGGCCAAGCAGTCCGGTGATGACCACTTCGCCTGGGACTCCTACCGGCGCCTGTTGCAGATGTACGCACGGACAGTTCTCGACCTGCCCGATGACGTACTCGAGCCGGCATTGTCGGCAGAGTTCGCCGAATGGGGGGTCAGCACACCCGAGGACCTCCCCGCCGCCGCGATCGAGCGGACCTGCGAGCTCTTGAAGCGCGTCATCGCCGAACACTCCGGCAGCGTCTTCCCCCAAGATCCGCTCGTACAGCTCGATCACGCAGTACGTGCGGTGTTCAGCTCCTGGTCGACCGCACGCGCCACGCTCTACCGGCGGCAGGAACACATCGCCGACGACCTGGGCACGGCTGTCAACGTGATGGCGATGGTGTTCGGTAACCGTGGAGCCGACTCGGGTACCGGCGTTGCCTTCACCCGCGACCCGGGGTCGGGTGCGACCGGCGTCTATGGCGACTACCTCCAGAACGCCCAGGGCGAGGACGTGGTCGCCGGCGTACGCAACACTGTTCCGCTGGCGCAGCTCGAGATCATCGACCCGGCGAACTACGCACGACTGGTCTCCGTGATGGCCACCCTGGAGCACCACTACCAGGATCTGTGCGATATCGAGTTCACCATCGAGCGCGGCCGGCTGTGGATCCTCCAGACCCGGGTAGGCAAGCGGACCGCCGCGGCAGCGTTCCGGATCGTGACGCAGCTCGTCGACGAAGGTGTCATCACCCTCGACGACGCATTGCTGCGGGTGACCGGCGCGCAGCTCGGGCAGCTGATGTTCCCCCGCTTCGCCGCCGATCACGACCAGCCGGTGCTGGTCAGCGGGATCGGCGCCTCACCTGGCGCAGCCGTCGGGGTCGCGGCCTTCGATTCGGACGCCGCCCAGCGATTCGCGAGCGACGGACGGCCGGTGATCCTGATCCGGCGCGAGACGAACCCCGACGACCTCCCGGGCATGATCGCCTCGCAGGGCATCCTCACGACCCGCGGCGGAAAGACCTCCCATGCCGCAGTCGTTGCCCGCGGCATGGGAAAGACGTGTGTCTGCGGCGCGGAACAGCTGGTGGTCGACCTGGAAGGACGGCTGGCCGTCGCACCCGGTGACGTCGTCATCCGCGAGGGCGACCTGTTGTCGCTGGACGGACTGACCGGGGTGGTCTATCGCGGCGAGGTTCCGGTCGTCGCCTCACCTGTCGTCGAGTACTTCGAAAGCAGCGGGAACCTCGACGGCGCACAGGAGGTCGTCAAGTCCGTCGACCGGATCCTTCGCCACGCGGACCAGCGGCGCATGCTGGGTGTGCACGCCAACGCGGACACTCCGACGGACGCCCAGCGCGCCCGCAGGTTCGGCGCGGAAGGCATCGGCCTGTGCCGCACCGAACACATGTTCCTCGGCGCGCGCCGACGGTTGGTGGAGCGCTTGATTCTTGCCGAGGGGCCGGCCGAAGTGCAGGCCGCCCTGGACGAACTGCAGCCATTGCAGCGAGCCGACTTCACCGAGATCTTCCGCTCGATGGACGGCCTGCCGGTCACCATCCGGCTCATCGACCCACCACTTCACGAGTTCCTCCCCGACCTGACCACCCTGTCCGTGCAGGTCGCGCTCGCCAAGGATCACGGTGAGCACGACGCCGATGCCGAACGCCTTCTCGGAGCGGTACGGCGGATCCACGAGACCAACCCGATGCTGGGACTCCGCGGCGTACGACTGGGTATCGCGATCCCCGGACTGTTCGCCATGCAGACGCGGGCCATCGCCGAGGCCGCGGCCGGTGTGAGATCCGAAGGTGTGGACGTCCGGCCCGAGATCATGGTGCCGCTGGTGGCCAGCGACGAGGAGATGCTGCTGGTCCGTGGCGAGATCGAGCGGGTCCTCGCCGAGGTCTCGACGCAGACGGGAGGCACCGTCACCGCGCGGATCGGGACGATGATCGAGGTTCCTCGGGCCGCGCTCAGCGCGGCCGGCATCGCCCGCCACGCCGACTTCTTCTCCTTCGGTACCAACGACCTCACCCAGCTGACCTGGGCCTTCAGTCGAGACGATGTGGAGGCATCCTTCTTCCCGCGCTACCTGGACGCCGGCATCTTCGCGGTATCACCGTTCGAATCGCTCGACCGCTCCGGCGTCGGCCGGCTGGTCCAGCTCGCGGTGGATGAAGGACGCCAGGCCAACCCCGACCTTGTCATCGGCGTCTGCGGGGAACACGGCGGCGACCCGGACTCGATCGCGTTCTTCGCCCAGGCCGGTCTCGACTACGTCTCCTGCTCACCCTTCCGCATCCCGGTGGCCCGACTCGAAGCAGGCCGCGCGGCGATCGCCGGCCGATCGACAACCAGCGACACCCGCTGA
- a CDS encoding Acg family FMN-binding oxidoreductase has translation MTTKMANEPLLDRDEVGLLIRAAGTAPSMHNTQPWRFEINGPVIDVILDVDRSLPAEDRSGRLILIGLGAATFNLRVAAATLGYDTTFATEPDPDRQEIVTRVFLGSRQTPAPPLASLYGELGRRHTYRGPMTPVRVPATVCQLVVEAARCEGADLSWLSQAGNQRLESVLRLADDLDLHDEDRLTERAQWVGGERDADGVPVEALGPLPTGAAMVRDLSAGSEQPDREAAAFENQPLIGVLTTPGDRPSEWLRAGMALQHALLTATSCDLAASFLNQALEYTQLRSQVQELIGSDVRPQMIVRFGFPAEQGTDTPRRSWPQTVTEWH, from the coding sequence ATGACGACGAAGATGGCCAACGAGCCGCTGCTCGACCGGGACGAGGTCGGTCTGCTGATCCGCGCGGCCGGCACCGCGCCGTCGATGCACAACACTCAACCGTGGCGTTTCGAGATCAACGGTCCGGTGATCGACGTGATCCTCGACGTCGACCGGAGCCTGCCTGCAGAGGACCGATCGGGGCGGCTGATCCTGATCGGCCTGGGCGCCGCCACCTTCAACCTCCGCGTGGCCGCCGCGACGCTCGGCTACGACACCACGTTCGCGACCGAGCCCGATCCGGACCGGCAGGAGATCGTCACCCGAGTCTTCCTCGGCAGCCGGCAGACACCGGCCCCACCGCTGGCGAGTCTGTACGGCGAACTCGGCAGGCGGCATACCTATCGCGGGCCGATGACGCCGGTCAGAGTCCCGGCAACGGTATGCCAGCTGGTCGTCGAGGCAGCTCGCTGCGAGGGAGCCGACCTGAGCTGGCTGAGCCAGGCCGGAAACCAGCGGCTGGAAAGCGTTCTGAGACTCGCTGACGACCTGGACCTGCACGACGAGGATCGCCTGACCGAGCGAGCGCAATGGGTCGGCGGCGAGCGCGACGCGGACGGAGTACCGGTGGAAGCCCTGGGCCCACTGCCTACCGGCGCGGCGATGGTCCGTGATCTGTCGGCAGGCTCCGAGCAGCCAGATCGCGAAGCCGCGGCGTTCGAGAATCAGCCGCTGATCGGCGTCCTCACCACGCCAGGCGATCGCCCCTCCGAATGGCTACGGGCCGGGATGGCACTGCAACACGCATTGCTCACCGCGACGTCGTGCGACCTGGCAGCGTCGTTCCTCAACCAGGCGCTCGAGTACACACAGCTGCGATCCCAGGTGCAGGAGTTGATCGGCAGCGACGTCCGTCCCCAGATGATCGTCCGCTTCGGCTTTCCCGCTGAGCAAGGCACCGACACCCCCCGCCGCTCCTGGCCACAAACCGTCACAGAGTGGCACTGA
- a CDS encoding ABC transporter ATP-binding protein, protein MMPTDAVAQAFGLSKTYGVGTAAVTALDDVTVEFARGQLTAIMGPSGSGKSTLMHCMAALDTPTSGRVVIDGVDISHLKDKVLTTLRRDRLGFVFQAYNLIPTLTARENITLPLDIAGTKVDAAWFDTVVDTLGIRDRLSHRPDELSGGQQQRVACARALVNRPALVFADEPTGNLDSRASAEILAFLRKSVDDFGQSIVMVTHDPSAATYADRVVFLADGRIVDELFAPTMQSVLDRTQDLASTGVGV, encoded by the coding sequence ATGATGCCCACCGACGCAGTTGCCCAGGCCTTCGGGCTGAGCAAGACCTATGGAGTCGGTACTGCGGCAGTGACCGCTCTCGATGACGTCACCGTGGAGTTCGCGCGGGGGCAGCTGACCGCGATCATGGGGCCGTCCGGATCCGGCAAGTCGACGCTCATGCACTGTATGGCGGCACTCGACACACCGACCTCAGGGCGCGTGGTGATCGACGGAGTCGACATCAGCCACCTCAAGGACAAGGTGTTGACGACGTTGCGCCGTGATCGGCTGGGATTCGTCTTCCAGGCCTACAACCTGATTCCGACCCTGACCGCACGCGAGAACATCACCCTCCCGCTCGACATCGCCGGAACCAAGGTCGACGCTGCGTGGTTCGACACCGTGGTCGACACGCTCGGCATTCGCGATCGGCTCTCGCACCGGCCGGACGAACTATCCGGTGGGCAGCAGCAGCGCGTGGCCTGTGCCCGGGCACTGGTGAATCGGCCGGCCCTCGTCTTCGCCGACGAGCCCACCGGAAACCTGGACTCGCGGGCCAGCGCAGAGATCCTCGCGTTCCTGCGCAAGTCGGTCGACGATTTCGGCCAGAGCATCGTCATGGTCACCCACGACCCGTCCGCCGCGACGTACGCGGACCGCGTCGTGTTCCTCGCGGACGGCCGGATCGTGGACGAGCTGTTCGCCCCGACCATGCAGTCCGTCCTCGACCGGACCCAGGACCTCGCGTCCACCGGAGTCGGTGTCTGA
- a CDS encoding cation-translocating P-type ATPase: protein MTLDVKAHDGLSDAAAASRLTEHGPNSIAQPTPPGVLPRVLGQLRDPMILILLGAAALTATLRDFTDLTVILLVVTLNTTVGVIQELRAEKALSALRQLAAPQARVIRSGRTLVLAAADVVPGDIALLEAGDVVPADLQLATASRLQADEAALTGESVPVEKELREDLVVEMSAGTVVTRGRGSGIVTRTGPDSALGQIAALLSAQRPRPTPLQRRLRSLSRTLTITALALSALVAVSGLLRGRSVSEMLVTAVSLTVAAVPESLPAVVMLALALGAHRMAKKSAVVRSLPAVETLGAVTVIAADKTGTMTEGVMLAERLWTETGHSVAHGHGYSPDGSIDPVDHGPDSSTARLLRDIVLCNDANLRPPDADHDGWLPLGDPTEAALVTLAAKGGVAATAHRAAHPRTAEIPFDSIRKRMTTIHQVPGRDRFLVVCKGAPDVLLDGHIIEYGDLDAARAVAAGLAKQGLRVLAVADREEQVEIDLATAESGLHLAGLIAITDPVRHNAAEVVAAFGKAGVNLLLITGDAPETARAVADRIGLDPGDHVVTGTDIDDGLDPGPASQACVYARIRPEQKLDIVRAWQAEGQVVAMTGDGVNDAPALRRADIGVAMGKDGTEVARQAADLVLTNDDLGTVVAAIEEGRRIHGNVRTFLRYALSGGVAEVVVMLVGPLLGLAVPLLPAQILWINMLTHGLPGVALGAEPADPKAMSRGPRAPDEHVLGGGLWQRIAWTGALISLVAIAAGVWAERTGGPWQTMTFIVLGLAQLGVAMALRRPRTPGTSRVRFLDIAVAGAGIAQLLPLVFAPLRELLGLESLTLTQLGVALAVAAVPGLVVRALRRFRTRG, encoded by the coding sequence ACTGCCGCGGGTGCTCGGGCAGTTGCGCGACCCGATGATCCTGATCCTGCTCGGCGCCGCGGCATTGACCGCCACCCTGCGGGACTTCACCGATCTGACCGTCATCCTCCTGGTCGTCACCCTCAACACCACCGTCGGCGTGATCCAGGAGTTGCGGGCCGAGAAAGCTCTGTCCGCCCTGCGTCAGCTCGCAGCACCGCAGGCACGCGTCATCCGGTCGGGCCGCACGCTGGTACTTGCCGCAGCCGACGTCGTCCCGGGCGACATTGCACTGCTCGAGGCCGGCGACGTCGTACCGGCCGACCTTCAGTTGGCGACCGCCTCCCGGCTCCAGGCCGACGAAGCGGCGCTGACCGGCGAGTCGGTGCCGGTCGAGAAGGAGCTCCGCGAAGACCTCGTGGTCGAGATGTCAGCCGGAACGGTGGTCACCCGTGGCAGGGGAAGCGGCATCGTCACCCGGACGGGACCGGACAGCGCGCTGGGACAGATCGCGGCCTTGCTGTCTGCCCAGCGACCACGACCGACGCCGTTGCAACGACGGCTCCGATCGCTCAGCCGAACGCTGACGATCACCGCTCTCGCCCTGTCGGCACTGGTCGCAGTGTCCGGTCTGCTCCGCGGCAGGTCGGTCAGCGAGATGCTCGTGACCGCCGTCAGCCTGACAGTGGCAGCCGTACCCGAATCGTTGCCGGCCGTCGTGATGCTCGCTCTCGCCCTCGGAGCTCACCGGATGGCCAAGAAGTCCGCCGTCGTCCGGAGCCTGCCCGCAGTCGAGACCCTCGGCGCCGTCACCGTGATCGCCGCCGACAAGACCGGCACCATGACCGAAGGTGTCATGCTGGCCGAGCGGTTGTGGACCGAGACCGGTCACTCTGTTGCCCACGGCCACGGCTACTCGCCGGACGGCTCCATCGACCCGGTCGACCACGGGCCTGACTCTTCGACGGCGCGGCTGCTCCGCGACATCGTGCTGTGCAACGACGCCAACCTGCGCCCGCCCGATGCCGACCACGACGGCTGGCTGCCGCTCGGGGATCCGACCGAGGCGGCCCTGGTGACCTTGGCTGCCAAGGGTGGGGTGGCGGCAACAGCCCATCGCGCAGCGCATCCCCGAACGGCCGAGATCCCCTTCGACAGCATCCGGAAGCGCATGACCACCATCCATCAGGTGCCAGGGCGGGATCGCTTCCTGGTCGTCTGCAAGGGAGCTCCGGACGTACTACTCGACGGCCACATCATCGAGTACGGCGACCTCGACGCTGCCCGTGCCGTGGCGGCCGGCCTCGCCAAGCAGGGGCTTCGGGTACTGGCCGTGGCCGATCGCGAAGAGCAGGTCGAGATCGATCTTGCCACCGCGGAGTCAGGTCTTCACCTGGCCGGGCTGATCGCGATCACCGATCCAGTGCGCCACAACGCAGCGGAGGTCGTCGCCGCGTTCGGTAAGGCCGGCGTCAACCTGCTGCTGATCACCGGAGACGCTCCCGAAACGGCCCGCGCCGTTGCCGACCGAATCGGGCTCGACCCTGGCGACCACGTCGTCACAGGTACAGACATCGACGACGGCCTCGATCCCGGACCTGCCTCCCAGGCATGTGTCTATGCCCGGATCCGGCCAGAACAGAAGCTGGACATCGTCCGCGCCTGGCAAGCCGAGGGCCAGGTGGTCGCGATGACCGGTGACGGCGTGAACGACGCTCCTGCGTTGAGGCGAGCCGATATCGGGGTCGCGATGGGCAAGGACGGCACCGAGGTCGCCCGGCAGGCTGCCGACCTGGTTCTGACCAACGACGACCTCGGCACGGTCGTCGCCGCGATCGAGGAAGGCCGCCGCATCCACGGGAACGTTCGTACCTTCCTGCGCTACGCGCTCAGTGGCGGCGTCGCCGAGGTCGTCGTGATGCTCGTGGGTCCGCTGCTGGGGCTGGCCGTGCCGCTGCTGCCCGCGCAGATCCTGTGGATCAACATGCTCACCCACGGCCTGCCAGGAGTCGCCCTGGGTGCGGAGCCGGCCGATCCGAAAGCGATGAGCCGCGGACCGCGGGCCCCGGACGAGCACGTGCTAGGTGGTGGCCTGTGGCAACGAATTGCCTGGACCGGAGCGCTCATCTCGCTGGTCGCGATCGCCGCCGGCGTCTGGGCCGAGCGGACCGGCGGACCCTGGCAGACGATGACGTTCATCGTCCTCGGCCTGGCTCAGCTCGGCGTCGCGATGGCCCTGCGGCGGCCGAGGACACCTGGCACGAGCCGGGTCCGGTTCCTCGACATCGCTGTGGCCGGTGCAGGGATCGCCCAACTCCTGCCGTTGGTCTTCGCTCCGCTCCGAGAACTGCTCGGGCTGGAGTCGCTGACACTCACTCAACTCGGTGTCGCCCTCGCCGTCGCAGCCGTCCCCGGGCTTGTCGTCCGGGCCCTACGCCGGTTCCGTACTCGCGGCTGA
- the pflB gene encoding formate C-acetyltransferase, whose protein sequence is MTTQHSGTAADYSAWHGFDGHGWRERIDVAQFITANVTPYPGDGSFLEPPTARTERLWKAVSSLFPEERARGILAVDEHTPSTITSHAPGYISRDDELIVGLQTDAPLKRAIMPNGGLRTVEAGLHAYGYELDPEVRKTFTEYRKTHNDGVFDAYTPQIRAARRSSIITGLPDSYGRGRIIGDYRRVPLYGVDRLIADREAAKATLAERRSTADVVRDREELSEQIKALRELVTMAASYGCDVSRPAETAREAVQWLYLAYLAATKEQNGAAMSLGRTSTFLDIYLARDLAAGLIDESAAQELIDQLVVKLRIIRFLRTPEYDALFSGDPTWVTESIGGIASDGRPLVTRSSFRYLQTLYNLGTAPEPNLTVLWSPDLPAGFKAFAAQVSLDTSAIQYESDELLRPRYGDDTAIACCVSAMAVGKAMQFFGARVNLAKTLLYAINGGRDEITGVQVAPATPPVTGDILRYDDVLGRLDETMGWLAQTYVDALNVIHYMHDKYAYERLEMALHDYPVHRTMACGIAGLSVAADSLAAIKYATVRPVRDSNGLVTDYLREGDFPTYGNDDDRADDIAVWLVNTFMAKIREQQTYREAEPTQSVLTITSNVVYGRNTGNTPDGRRAGEPFAPGANPMNGRDHHGLMAAALSVAKLPYDASRDGISLTTSVTPAGLGRSREERIANLVGVLDSFVDAGGFHLNVNVLDRATLVDAMEHPESYPTLTIRVSGYAVNFVRLTREQQLDVINRTFHAGL, encoded by the coding sequence ATGACGACTCAGCACAGCGGCACGGCGGCTGACTACAGCGCCTGGCACGGTTTCGACGGTCACGGATGGCGGGAGCGGATCGACGTTGCGCAGTTCATCACCGCCAACGTCACGCCGTACCCGGGCGACGGTTCGTTCCTCGAGCCGCCGACCGCACGGACCGAGAGGCTCTGGAAGGCAGTGTCCAGTCTCTTTCCGGAGGAACGGGCACGCGGCATCCTCGCGGTCGATGAGCACACCCCGTCGACCATCACCAGCCACGCGCCCGGTTACATCTCCCGGGACGACGAGCTGATCGTCGGCCTGCAGACCGACGCGCCGCTGAAGCGGGCGATCATGCCGAACGGCGGACTGCGAACGGTCGAGGCGGGGCTGCATGCCTACGGCTACGAGCTGGACCCTGAGGTCCGCAAGACCTTCACCGAGTACCGCAAGACCCATAACGACGGAGTCTTCGACGCGTATACGCCGCAGATCCGGGCGGCACGGCGTTCGTCCATCATCACCGGCCTGCCGGATTCGTACGGCCGTGGCCGGATCATCGGCGACTACCGCCGAGTGCCCCTGTACGGCGTGGACCGGCTGATCGCCGACCGGGAGGCCGCCAAGGCAACCCTGGCCGAGCGCCGCTCTACCGCGGACGTCGTGCGTGACCGCGAGGAACTGTCGGAGCAGATCAAGGCGCTGCGGGAGCTGGTCACGATGGCCGCTTCGTACGGCTGTGATGTGTCCAGGCCGGCGGAGACCGCCCGCGAGGCCGTCCAGTGGCTTTACCTGGCGTACCTCGCCGCCACCAAGGAGCAGAACGGCGCGGCGATGTCACTCGGCCGCACCTCCACGTTCCTCGACATCTACCTCGCACGTGACCTCGCAGCGGGCCTGATCGACGAGTCGGCGGCGCAGGAACTCATCGACCAACTGGTCGTCAAGCTGCGCATCATCCGGTTCCTGCGGACACCGGAGTACGACGCCCTGTTCTCCGGCGACCCGACCTGGGTCACCGAAAGCATCGGCGGCATCGCCTCCGACGGCCGGCCGCTCGTCACCAGGTCCTCCTTCAGGTACCTCCAGACGCTCTACAACCTCGGTACGGCCCCCGAGCCCAACCTGACCGTCCTCTGGTCACCAGATCTCCCCGCGGGCTTCAAGGCTTTCGCGGCACAGGTCTCGCTCGACACCAGCGCCATCCAGTACGAGAGCGACGAGCTACTCCGGCCGCGGTACGGCGACGACACTGCCATCGCCTGCTGCGTTTCGGCGATGGCAGTGGGCAAGGCGATGCAGTTCTTCGGCGCCCGGGTCAACCTGGCGAAGACGTTGCTCTACGCAATCAACGGTGGGCGTGACGAGATCACCGGCGTACAGGTCGCGCCCGCGACGCCGCCGGTCACCGGCGACATCCTGCGGTACGACGACGTCCTGGGCCGTCTCGACGAAACGATGGGCTGGCTCGCCCAGACCTACGTCGATGCCCTGAACGTCATCCACTACATGCACGACAAGTACGCGTACGAACGGCTTGAGATGGCTTTGCACGACTATCCGGTGCATCGCACGATGGCCTGCGGGATCGCCGGCCTGTCGGTAGCGGCGGACTCCCTGGCGGCGATCAAGTACGCGACCGTACGGCCTGTACGCGACTCGAACGGTCTCGTCACCGACTACCTCCGCGAAGGCGACTTCCCCACCTACGGCAACGACGACGACCGGGCCGACGACATCGCCGTCTGGCTCGTGAACACCTTCATGGCCAAGATCCGCGAGCAGCAGACCTACCGCGAGGCCGAACCCACTCAGTCCGTACTGACGATCACCTCGAACGTGGTCTACGGCCGCAACACCGGCAACACTCCCGACGGCCGGCGAGCGGGCGAGCCGTTTGCGCCCGGCGCCAACCCGATGAACGGCCGCGATCACCACGGCCTGATGGCGGCGGCCCTCAGTGTCGCGAAGCTGCCGTACGACGCCTCGCGTGACGGCATCTCACTGACCACCTCGGTCACTCCGGCCGGCCTCGGACGGTCCAGGGAGGAGCGGATCGCCAACCTGGTGGGCGTTCTCGACAGCTTCGTCGACGCCGGTGGCTTCCACCTCAACGTCAACGTGCTCGACCGGGCCACCCTGGTCGACGCGATGGAGCACCCGGAGTCGTATCCGACCCTCACGATCAGGGTGTCCGGCTATGCGGTCAACTTCGTCCGGCTCACTCGTGAACAGCAGCTCGACGTGATCAACCGCACCTTCCACGCCGGTCTCTAG
- the pflA gene encoding pyruvate formate-lyase-activating protein, producing the protein MDSTAEAPATAAGSLHSWDLSSGVDGPGTRLVLFLAGCPLRCLYCQNPDTWQERDGAQTSVAAVMTKVRRYQKIFSRTGGGVTLSGGEPLLQPRFAAAVLHACAEAGVSTALDTSGALGARAFDELLLDTDLVLLDIKAFAPHTYSRITGGGDLAPTLRFAQRLARLERRVWLRFVLVPGLNDAPAEVEALADFVADLGNVERVDVLPFHKLATPKYEAMGIAFPLIDRPVPTLDQAAAVRAIFTARGLRTT; encoded by the coding sequence ATGGACAGTACTGCCGAAGCCCCTGCCACAGCTGCAGGGTCCCTCCACTCGTGGGATCTCTCCTCGGGCGTGGACGGTCCAGGCACCAGGCTGGTGCTGTTCCTGGCCGGCTGCCCCTTGCGTTGCCTGTACTGCCAGAACCCCGATACCTGGCAGGAACGCGACGGCGCGCAGACTTCGGTCGCCGCGGTGATGACCAAGGTCCGCCGCTACCAGAAGATCTTCTCCCGGACAGGCGGCGGCGTGACGCTGTCCGGCGGCGAGCCACTCCTGCAACCACGCTTCGCCGCGGCCGTCCTGCACGCCTGCGCCGAAGCCGGCGTGAGCACTGCGCTCGACACCTCCGGAGCACTCGGCGCACGAGCGTTCGACGAACTCCTGCTGGACACGGACCTGGTCCTGCTCGACATCAAAGCGTTCGCACCACACACCTACAGCCGGATCACCGGCGGCGGCGACCTGGCACCGACCCTTCGCTTCGCCCAGCGCCTGGCCAGGCTCGAACGCCGGGTCTGGCTCCGCTTCGTCCTGGTACCGGGGCTCAACGATGCCCCCGCCGAGGTCGAGGCACTGGCCGACTTCGTCGCAGACCTCGGCAACGTCGAACGAGTCGACGTGCTCCCGTTCCACAAACTCGCGACACCGAAGTACGAGGCGATGGGGATCGCCTTTCCCCTGATCGATCGGCCGGTACCCACGCTGGATCAGGCAGCGGCCGTCCGAGCCATCTTCACCGCCCGCGGGCTTCGAACGACCTGA